AGCGCCATCACGTTAGCAGATGCAGGCAAGCGTGTGCTGTTGGTCAGTACCGATCCGGCCTCAAACGTCGGCCAGGTGTTTAATCAGACTATCGGGAATACCATTACTGCAATCGCAGTTGTACCGGGGCTTTTTGCGCTAGAAATTGATCCACAAGTGGCGGCTCAGCTTTACCGCGCTCGTATTGTTGATCCGGTGAGAGGGCGCCTGCCTGAAGCCGTTGTTCGCAGTATTGAAGAACAACTGTCGGGGGCTTGCACCACGGAGATAGCGGCATTTGATGAGTTTACCAGCTTGCTAACTGACGCCTCGGTGCTTGACGATTTTGACCATGTCATTTTCGATACGGCTCCCACTGGGCACACCATCCGTTTGTTGCAACTCCCCGGAGCCTGGAGCAGCTTCATCGACAGCAACCCAGAGGGCTCCTCGTGTCTTGGGCCATTAGCAGGTTTAGAGAAACAACGTGATCGTTATACCCATGCATTACAGGCTTTATCAGATGCGGAAAGAACCCGCCTGATATTAGTTGCCAGGGCGCAAAAATCTGCACTATCCGAGGTTGCCAGAACCCACTACGAACTGGCAGCGGTTGGCTTACGCAATCAGTATTTGGTGATAAACGGGATATTGCCCGAAGCTGAAGCTCAGGTAGATACGCTGGCTCGCGCATTATATCTGCGTGAGCAGCAGGCCCTGAGTGAGCTCCCCGAGGTTCTCACTGGATTACCCCGCGATGATTTGATGCTGCAATCCGTGAATATGGTAGGAACGGATGCGCTGCGCCAACTTCTGTTGAAAAACGAGACCCAACATTCAATCTCAGATAATCCCATGGCCGAGGTATTACCCAAATTACCCACGCTGTCCTCTTTGGTAGAAGAGATCGCCGCTGACCAACATGGTTTGGTGATGCTGATGGGGAAAGGTGGCGTAGGTAAAACCACATTGGCGGCGTCAATTGCAGTAAAACTGGCTGAAAAAGGGCTGGATGTCCACCTGACCACGTCTGATCCCGCAGCCCATATTGAAAATACTTTGAATGGGCAACTCAATAATCTGACAGTCAGTAGAATAGACCCCCTCGCTGAGACGGAACGTTATCGTCGGCATGTGTTGTCCACTAAAGGCAAGAGTCTGGATGCGCAGGGCAAAGCGTTATTGGAAGAGGATCTCCGTTCCCCCTGTACCGAGGAGATTGCGGTCTTTCAGGCTTTTTCTCGCGTGATCCGTGAAGCGGGTAAACGATTTGTGGTGATGGATACTGCGCCGACTGGCCATACATTATTACTGCTGGATGCCACTGGCGCGTATCACCGTGAGGTGGAAAAACGGATGGGGGACAATGGGCATTATCTGACGCCAATGATGCAGTTGCAGGATGAAAAACGTACCAAAGTATTATTGGTGACGTTGCCTGAAACAACACCGGTGTTAGAAGCAGCAATTCTGCAAGAAGATTTACGTCGGGCAGGGATTGAACCCTGGGCATGGCTCATCAACAACAGCCTGGCCGCAGCGGCTACTTCATCACCCCTGTTACAATTACGTGCAGCGCATGAAGTTGAGCAAATAAAAAAAGTACGAGACATATTGTCTGCACGCTTGGCACTCATTCCGTTGCAAGAAGAAGAGCCTATTGGCATTGCTCGTTTGAGCCATCTGGCCGGTGACATATAACGTATAAACATTTACAAGGCAGGAGGGAACTCTTGCCTTTCGGGGGCGATATGTTGTTGGCAGGCGCTATTTTTGTTTTGACAATTGTATTGGTCATCTGGCAACCCAGAGGGCTGGGAATTGGTTGGAGTGCCATGCTCGGTGCGGGGCTGGCGTTACTGAGTGGGGTGGTTCACATCGGCGATATTTCGGTGGTGTGGCAGATTGTCTGGAATGCGACAGCGGCCTTTATTGCGGTGATCATCATCAGTCTGTTATTGGATGAGTCGGGGTTCTTTGAATGGGCCGCACTACATGTGGCAAGGTGGGGCAATGGTCGTGGTCGTTTACTGTTTACTTACATCATCTTATTAGGTGCGGCAGTGGCGGCACTGTTCGCTAATGATGGTGCCGCACTTATCCTGACACCGATTGTAATTGCGATGCTATTGGCGCTGGGCTTTAGCCGTGGCGCGACATTGGCTTTCGTGATGGCGGCCGGATTTATTGCTGATACGGCCAGTTTGCCGCTTATCGTTTCTAATCTGGTGAATATTGTCTCGGCAGATTTCTTTAACCTTGGATTCACTGAATATGCCGCAGTGATGGTGCCGGTTAACCTGGCGGCGATTGCGTCAACGCTGGTCATGTTACATCTATTTTTTCGCAAAGATATACCGGTTGTTTACGATCTGTCGCTGTTGAAAATGCCGAAAGAAGCGATCCGTGATGTAAACACCTTTAAGACCGGATGGTTGGTTCTGGTGCTACTGTTAGTCGGCTTTTTTGGTCTGGAGCCGCTCGGTGTACCTGTTAGCCTGGTTGCCGCTGTTGGGGCGCTGATTCTGTTTGTCGTAGCGAAGAAAGGCCATGTTATTAACACCGGTAAAGTGCTACGCGGTGCGCCATGGCAAATTGTTATCTTCTCACTGGGTATGTACCTGGTGGTTTATGGCCTGCGTAATGCGGGGCTGACCCACTATCTTTCTGCCTTGCTAAATCAACTGGGTGAGCAGGGGTTGTGGGTGGCTACGCTCGGCACCGGATTCTTGACGGCGTTCCTGTCTTCCATCATGAACAATATGCCGACCGTGTTAGTGGGGGCGTTGTCAATTGATGGCAGCTCTGCCACTGGCGTGATTAAACAGGCGAT
The sequence above is drawn from the Yersinia intermedia genome and encodes:
- the arsA gene encoding arsenical pump-driving ATPase, coding for MKFLQQPPVFLFFTGKGGVGKTSISCASAITLADAGKRVLLVSTDPASNVGQVFNQTIGNTITAIAVVPGLFALEIDPQVAAQLYRARIVDPVRGRLPEAVVRSIEEQLSGACTTEIAAFDEFTSLLTDASVLDDFDHVIFDTAPTGHTIRLLQLPGAWSSFIDSNPEGSSCLGPLAGLEKQRDRYTHALQALSDAERTRLILVARAQKSALSEVARTHYELAAVGLRNQYLVINGILPEAEAQVDTLARALYLREQQALSELPEVLTGLPRDDLMLQSVNMVGTDALRQLLLKNETQHSISDNPMAEVLPKLPTLSSLVEEIAADQHGLVMLMGKGGVGKTTLAASIAVKLAEKGLDVHLTTSDPAAHIENTLNGQLNNLTVSRIDPLAETERYRRHVLSTKGKSLDAQGKALLEEDLRSPCTEEIAVFQAFSRVIREAGKRFVVMDTAPTGHTLLLLDATGAYHREVEKRMGDNGHYLTPMMQLQDEKRTKVLLVTLPETTPVLEAAILQEDLRRAGIEPWAWLINNSLAAAATSSPLLQLRAAHEVEQIKKVRDILSARLALIPLQEEEPIGIARLSHLAGDI
- a CDS encoding arsenic transporter, which gives rise to MLLAGAIFVLTIVLVIWQPRGLGIGWSAMLGAGLALLSGVVHIGDISVVWQIVWNATAAFIAVIIISLLLDESGFFEWAALHVARWGNGRGRLLFTYIILLGAAVAALFANDGAALILTPIVIAMLLALGFSRGATLAFVMAAGFIADTASLPLIVSNLVNIVSADFFNLGFTEYAAVMVPVNLAAIASTLVMLHLFFRKDIPVVYDLSLLKMPKEAIRDVNTFKTGWLVLVLLLVGFFGLEPLGVPVSLVAAVGALILFVVAKKGHVINTGKVLRGAPWQIVIFSLGMYLVVYGLRNAGLTHYLSALLNQLGEQGLWVATLGTGFLTAFLSSIMNNMPTVLVGALSIDGSSATGVIKQAMIYANVIGSDLGPKITPIGSLATLLWLHVLSQKNMTITWGYYFRVGIVMTIPVLLVTLAALALRLSVPL